From Daphnia magna isolate NIES linkage group LG2, ASM2063170v1.1, whole genome shotgun sequence:
TATAGATCGTTGAATGGGTATCCATCGAAACATATTTTTTACTGACGATGAGAAAGgcactgaaacaaaaaattatagtAAAAAGCAGACGAGAAAGTGGGCGTTAAACGCGTAGCGTCATGCACATAATAACATAAGCTATAGCCTATTTGATGTGTGTATATAGAAATGCAACATGAAAAAAGTGGTGGTGGAAAACGGGTGACTGGAACACACGCATGCCTGGATGCTTCGTTCACGAGTGAGCTACTTTACTTTCACTCCGCATGGCCATGTGTTCTCTGTGGTGCGAATCAAAATGTCTCGAATTGGCTGAGAAAAATGAGTTATTTACGCTTGCAGACTTAATCTGTCAGTTTCTCCTTGTAAATAGGTGATTGCTGCTGCACGTTGCTTGGCAGTTACATGTTATACGTATCGAGACGTTAGACGACTTTCGTGTGGTCTGTTTCACAAAGTTTTTGATGGTTTCCTAATTTCCTACATTTCCCCCTTTTGTTAAGGAACGTGCAGTCTGCTATTTAGCCAGCAGTGCCGTACTGGCCAATTGGTGATCTACTTCGCTAAATCGTCAATTCACCGAGTatatacaaaagaaaacacaattggTCAGGTTAGATATATTTATTAGGTAAAACATCAAGTGTATTAGTTTTTAACGGTATTATTCAGCACAATTCACAACATTCCGAGACTCTTCTTTTCCAAGCCAGTTGGAAACTAAGTCGGTAAGGCGTCATCTTTGTTGACGTCAAAGCGTTTGAAACTTCAAGTAACATATGGTAAAACTGATCTATAGTTGAAAGCTTTACATTTCACACGCGCTACATGGCACAAGCCGCTTTTCGGGAAAGTTTGCGGAATAATTGCACTGACGAaataatgaaatttgaaaCGTCGAGTATTCGTTATCTAGGCTATTTCCAGAAGTCTACAAATGAAATTGAAGTTCCAAACCCTCCGGCGAATGGCGTACCGTTCGATTTGACGCCAGAACTTGGCGCTTTGGGTTCTTTCTGTTGCGACGCATTGTTTTGCGACACGGATCCAGCAGGATGCGTCTGTTCCGTAACAGGAGAACGTTTTCCGCTTTGGGGCGAAAGGTACGAAGAACCAAATAGCCCGGAAGTTCCAGGTGAGATTTGTTTCCCCCCGGAATTGCTCTTTACGTTTGGTGCTCGATATTGTACGTAATTCCCTGACGTTGATGGTCCGGCTTTCCCGCCTGGCCCAGGTGGGCCACGTTCTCCAGGCCGACCGGGAGGTCCTGGTGAACCGTCTTTACCTGCTTTCCCAGGTGGACCAATTTATtagaaaaaccaaatttcaCGAATTGAACTGTACATGGAAGATTGCCGTCGGTATGCGATTTTACCTTTAGGTCCACTCTTTCCCTCTGGACCTGCTTTGCCTGGTGGACCTACGGGGCCTGCTTTTCCTTGTGGCCCTGCAGGTCCTATGTGACCGATATGTCCTATTTGGCCTGGATGTCCAGGAGACCCAGTAAAACCGGGAGGCCCAGCCTTACCTTGTGGACCGGCAGGGCCGGGTACTCCGTTGGCACCCGGAGCACCTATTGGGCCTGGATGACCGTCTTTCCCATCTTTACCAGGTGACCCGTGAGGCCCTGATTGCATTACGATCAATAAAAGTTATAGtgtagaataatttttttgttgttacttACCCCTCGGACCGGTTGGACCTTCTGGCCCTGTAGGGCCTTCTTTACCTGCAGGCCCTTTtgtaagcaaaaatttttgattgtATCAAAACGAAAATACGCAACACATGAAATCTAAAATGTGCCAACCGTCGTTTCCGGTATCTCCTTTGGGCCCAGTTGGACCTTGAGGACCAGGCCAGCCAGCTTTTCCGGGATCGCCTGGAAGTCCGGCCAAACCAACAGCTCCAGAGTCTCCAGTTTCACCTGAAAACAAATTCATTATTTATGCAACTTTTAAAAGCATCAGCTCTGTCATCACCTTTTTCGCCAGGAGGACCTTTAGGCCCCGGGGATCCGTCTTTCCCTGGTGGACCTGTATCACCTGTTGAACCTTTTTCTCCCGGTGATCCGTCTTTGCCGTTGGAGCCACTCGGGCCAACTGGTCCGGTTGGTCCCGTAGAGCCCGTAGAGCCTTTTTCGCCTGGAGTACCATCCTTTCCTGGATGTCCGCTGGGTCCCTCTGGTCCTGTAGCTCCGTCTTCCCCGGGACTTCCTTTTATGGGTAACATCCCGGATGATGTTATTTCCACGTGAAATCGAATGCTTCGAAAGACTTACCTTTGGGCCCTTCCTCTCCTTTGGGTCCTTGTGGGCCTGGTTCTCCAGGAGAGCCATCTTCTCCCTTATCGCCAGGGATTCCGTCCAATCCTGGAATTCCACCTTTACCAGGAAAACCTACGAGGAAAACATTTTAGCATGAAGATACAAGTAGTTCCACATTTCTAGTTCTCTGCttaatatatatatctatagcACGATGAACGGTCTGGAACATTTCAGTTGCACATCAGCAGTCGAGAAACGCTCACCAGGAAAACCAGGATCTCCTTTGGGCCCTTTTGGGCCTGGTTCTCCGGGAGACCCATCTTTGCCGTCATCGCCATTTTCTCCGTTCGATCCATCTTTGCCCGCTTGGCCCTTTTCTCCTGGTGGCCCTTTCGGCCCGGGAGCCCCATCTTTTCCCGGTGGTCCTCTTTCACCTGGTGAGCCTTTTGATCCAGGATGCCCGTCTTCACCAGGATCCCCTTTTTCTCCGTCATGCCCGTTTCTACCAGGTGGACCTGGAGGTCCAGGTGGGCCCGGAGGACCGGGTGAACCCCCACCACCTCCACCTTTTCCTTTATTGCCTCCGCCTTTTCCCTTCTGACTTCCGCCACCTCCACCATAGCCTCCGCCACTTCCACCATAGCCTCCGCCACCTCCACCATAGCCTCCACCTCCGTGACCTCCTCCTTGGTAGCCTCCACCACGATGAACATTTTTCGCTTCTTCGTAGTCCATTAGTCAAGGTGCCATATAGAAAGAGAACAATGAAACAGTAGATGAGCCTCTCAACGTCTAAAATTGCCTTTGTGTACCTCTTCGTATTCGCGTAGTTACAGGAGGCCCAGGCGGTCCAGGAGGACATACACCACATGTGATGTTAAGTGAAAGGAAAGAATCAAGGAGAAGCTCCAATTCTTGCCGAATTCTTTTAATGTTTGCTATCTCCTCGGCCAGATAATGACGAGGATCCGATTCCCGGTAGGAGTTTAAAGAGGCCCAAGCATCTTCTGAAATGGGTTTCCTTTCAACTATTTGTCGTGGCGAGATGGCCACAGCAATAAAGAGGAAGTTTACCACCAAAAGTGGGACGGTTACCTGGCATTCAAACATGTTTTTGTCAGGGATATCCTTGCAAACAGAAAGAGCAAATTGTGAAACTGGCTGAACCATGATTCGAAGACGTACCAACAATATGGTGGTAGACATTTCGGCAAACATCAGGTCTTTGGCCTTACGTTTACTTACGACCTAACGCTTACACTGCACGCACAAAAATGTGATAGTATAGCGAAGAAGTGTTAGACTCGTTACATGTGAAAGGTGGCGATTATTCCGAATTTTACGCTATGTAAATCAAATTCATTTGTAACAAAAGGCGAAACAAAATCAACGGAAACTAAAAGGTATACGTCCTAGAGAAACGGTACCTTAAGATGAAGCACGACCATCAGCGGTACAAAATTGGAAAGCAATGCAACATCTTGAAACGCGTGACATACTGTGGCTACAAAAACACTTGCGCCGTAAGGGACACTACAGAaggaaacatttcttttttcaacgaATGATTATTTTGCCAATTAAAATTTGTCAGACTGTCCTGAATAAATTTgtagaaaaaagaatgttaAGTTGTGTCGCCACTTGCCTGCATTTGGACACTGACAAGGAGAGAGTGACCAGCACAATCGCTTATGTAGAAGAAAAGTTGAGATTGTTTGATAGGTTACGACCACGAGTAAGCCTGGCATGGAGATGTTAGCTTCCAGCGCTTGATTGCCCTCAATCTAATTTTGATTGCACTCGGGGCCATTGCAACGTAGACAATCATCGCTGTACATAATTTGCGTGTGTGCTATCATTGGGGTTGTGTTTTCAGTCAGTGATTCGCATTCTCTTTTAACTGACACATTAGCAGAGTTGCTGGCATCTCGCTTGAATTTAGACTTgctaaatttatttaaacggAGGGAAATGTCCCCCAACGCTGTAATGAGCTAATGGCATTAAACTGCCAAACCTGCTGCACGTACTGTAGGTAAATCAATGATCTGAGACAGTCACGTCGAAACTTGTAAAAGAGCCATGAAAGGTTATTGTACCTCTCTCTTGATAATTATGGCCATTTCCGGACGTGTTGATACGGATCCTCATTCCTGTTTTTCTCTGGCGGAATAATATCTAGACTATATACGGAACGCCATTTGACCAGAGTTTTATTGACAACCCCTGTTCGCTGGTTTATCAATTATTTCGGTAGTTTTATAGAGGTCCTGCATTATTTAGCATCTAAAGATAATCCACCTTCCAGTTATTTAAGGAACCACCAAGAAACCGAACTTGACTCCACCCTCCATAAAAGAAATAAGCCCAACTAAAAGTTAAacttggaattcgataaaacctacaCTGCCATCACCAGAATCAAGTGCTGATTCCGGATATGGGTCTTTGCGTTCATTATGTTGAATTTTTAACAAAACGGAATCAAAGTGGTTTCATTGCAACCACTTTGAATTTGAAGAATGAATCGAAGAACAAGAGTTTTCTATAAAAACCTGTTTCAAAGAGCGTTCCGTGTATCTCAAGCATAATTTCTCCAACGTCCTTGCGCAATGCGCAGATCCAAGAAACGAACAACTCATTTTTCCCTTACCGTCCCTAAAGCTTCTACATATACTATGCAGGTCACATGTTATCTATATCTCATGGCAGACCGCATAGGGAgagaaaatattttatcaaTGTGATTGGAAAACTGTTCTAAGCTACGTCATAGCTGTAGTTTTTGGAATTTGCGGTCATCAATGGTGGACGAGATATCCAATACCGTGCGAATACTAGGGACGTAACAAAAATGTAGGTTACGAGATTAGTCTGTGGGCCATACTTGCActtgcctcttttttctttttgtttcgatGTATCCAATCAATGTTTCGAAACAGCCCAAAGAAATTTGGGTGAACTGGTCCTAAAGATAAACGATGAGTTCACAATTTCCATGAAAGGCATCTATTATCAACACTAATTTAAGTGAAGATTGGCCGTCCAGGTTTCTATTGAAACCATGAAAGAGAGCTTACTGACTAGGCCACCAATAACGAGTATGGGCGCAAAGACAACGCAGAAGggtaataatttcaattttttataaTCGATTAGCCGCTGGCTGAGCGAGACGGGTTTTGTCTCAAAATGTTGCAAGGTTCTGGAGAGATGTTACCTTCTGGCATAACTATGTCCTTAATCGAATTCTAATTGGAAACGGGGAGGATGAGCTTAAAACTTCTGGACCCTCTGCTCTCGTTAAGGTCTAAGAAAACTCTCGCTATAGAGAGCCTAGCTTTCACGCAATCAATCTGTTGGCGGGGCATTTGAAGGGATTTCTCCAAGAGAGAGATCTGACCAGCGTCCGTAAGAGCTTTCACTATAATCTTGTTTTAGACATTTTAAGCCTGAATTCTCTGTTTAACAAAGACAATCTCATTAATTGTAAATGTAGCAATAAGATGtgtcaaaaaaagaatttaaatgaTTTATTGACACGTTTCCTCTTATATCTTTCTCACATTGTATGCAAAGCAACacttaaattttcattttttttacatgtatATAACCAAAAAGTTCCgtatagtaaaaaaagaaattcaaaacaaatacAGTCGCAGAGACTGTACCTTCCAAATATATAGCCAACGCAGTTTGTTATTCTTGACGAGACATCAGATGGCTGAGAGAAACTAACCGATTAATTGAACGTCAACCAAATTTATCGTCCGTAGTTGGACTGTGATGACTGAAACGATGATTGAGCTGGTGCTTGATATGATGGCTGTTGAGCAGGAGCTGGGTAGGCCGGAGCTGGAGTGGAAGCTGCAGGCCCTGGAGATCCAGGGGGACCGGCAGGTCCTGGGCCACCAGGTGTGCCAAGCCCGCCCTGGGGACCTGGTGCTCCTTGCGGTCCAGGTCCACCTTGAGGTCCAGCCGGGCCAGGGCCTCCAGGATATCCTGGTGCTCCCGGCTTACCTTGAGGTCCTGAACCACCAATCGGTCCAGCTGGTCCTGGCCCACCAGGGCTACCAGGAAGACCTGCTGGACCAGGTTTGCCTTCAAGTCCTACAGGTCCCGGTCCACCAGGGACACCAGGAGCTCCAGGAGCACCGTTCAAACCATCCTTGCCAGGTTTACCCGGTTGTCCAGGTCCGCCTAAAATAAAGGTGAATTAAGGCAATCAGTTGAGAAAATGGACTTATCGTTTTGATTACCTGGAATACCAGGTCCGCCGGGCAGACCGTCTTTGCCTGGAGCACCTGGCCCGCCAGGAAGCCCATCTTTGCCAGGTTTGCCGTTGAAGCCGGGTGGACCGACAGGTCCCTGAGGTCCAACTGGGCCGGGTTGAGTGCTTGGAGCGCCAGGACGTCCATCTTTGCCAGGACTTCCAGGGAATCCGGGAGTTCCAGCTTCACCCTTAGGGCCAGGGCCTCCGGGGAATCCATTCGTACCAGGTCTGCCAGCAGGTCCAACCGGGCCAACAGGTCCAACAGGACCAGCGGGACCAGGGCCTCCAGGGAAACCTGGTGCTCCATCTTTACCAGGAGCACCTGGAGCTCCTACAGGTCCAGGTGTGTTTGAGGGCAAAGTTATACCAGGTGCACCCGGTTCGCCTTTAGGTCCTCCAAATCCGGGTAATCCATTGAAACCGTCTTTGCCAGGGGCTCCTGGAGCTCCGTTGAGACCAGGAGCGCCATTAGCACCAGCAGCTCCTTTAGCACCGGGGGAACCAGGTGTACCGGGTGCACCAGGAGCTCCGTTTGAACCACGTTCGCCAGCCGGTCCTGGTCCACCAGGAGCGCCATTAAGGCCAGCGGGTCCTAGTGGTCCGGGCCCACCAGGAGCTCCCGGATTTCCAGGATTGCCTCTTTCTCCTTTAGGTCCGGCAGGACCGGGAGCTCCAGGTAAGCCAGGTGGTCCAACAACGGGGGATTGTTGGGATTGGCTACCAGTGGCCGATGGTCCAGGTGGGCCAGGTGGACCAGCTGGTCCAGTCAACCACGGCATACGTCTATGTATAATCATTCATCAAATATT
This genomic window contains:
- the LOC116915623 gene encoding collagen alpha-1(I) chain isoform X2, which translates into the protein MVVLHLKVTVPLLVVNFLFIAVAISPRQIVERKPISEDAWASLNSYRESDPRHYLAEEIANIKRIRQELELLLDSFLSLNITCGVCPPGPPGPPVTTRIRREAKNVHRGGGYQGGGHGGGGYGGGGGGYGGSGGGYGGGGGSQKGKGGGNKGKGGGGGGSPGPPGPPGPPGPPGRNGHDGEKGDPGEDGHPGSKGSPGERGPPGKDGAPGPKGPPGEKGQAGKDGSNGENGDDGKDGSPGEPGPKGPKGDPGFPGFPGKGGIPGLDGIPGDKGEDGSPGEPGPQGPKGEEGPKGSPGEDGATGPEGPSGHPGKDGTPGEKGSTGSTGPTGPVGPSGSNGKDGSPGEKGSTGDTGPPGKDGSPGPKGPPGEKGETGDSGAVGLAGLPGDPGKAGWPGPQGPTGPKGDTGNDGPAGKEGPTGPEGPTGPRGPHGSPGKDGKDGHPGPIGAPGANGVPGPAGPQGKAGPPGFTGSPGHPGQIGHIGHIGPAGPQGKAGPVGPPGKAGPEGKSGPKGKDGSPGPPGRPGERGPPGPGGKAGPSTSGNYVQYRAPNVKSNSGGKQISPGTSGLFGSSYLSPQSGKRSPVTEQTHPAGSVSQNNASQQKEPKAPSSGVKSNGTPFAGGFGTSISFVDFWK
- the LOC116915623 gene encoding collagen alpha-1(I) chain isoform X1, which codes for MFAEMSTTILLVTVPLLVVNFLFIAVAISPRQIVERKPISEDAWASLNSYRESDPRHYLAEEIANIKRIRQELELLLDSFLSLNITCGVCPPGPPGPPVTTRIRREAKNVHRGGGYQGGGHGGGGYGGGGGGYGGSGGGYGGGGGSQKGKGGGNKGKGGGGGGSPGPPGPPGPPGPPGRNGHDGEKGDPGEDGHPGSKGSPGERGPPGKDGAPGPKGPPGEKGQAGKDGSNGENGDDGKDGSPGEPGPKGPKGDPGFPGFPGKGGIPGLDGIPGDKGEDGSPGEPGPQGPKGEEGPKGSPGEDGATGPEGPSGHPGKDGTPGEKGSTGSTGPTGPVGPSGSNGKDGSPGEKGSTGDTGPPGKDGSPGPKGPPGEKGETGDSGAVGLAGLPGDPGKAGWPGPQGPTGPKGDTGNDGPAGKEGPTGPEGPTGPRGPHGSPGKDGKDGHPGPIGAPGANGVPGPAGPQGKAGPPGFTGSPGHPGQIGHIGHIGPAGPQGKAGPVGPPGKAGPEGKSGPKGKDGSPGPPGRPGERGPPGPGGKAGPSTSGNYVQYRAPNVKSNSGGKQISPGTSGLFGSSYLSPQSGKRSPVTEQTHPAGSVSQNNASQQKEPKAPSSGVKSNGTPFAGGFGTSISFVDFWK
- the LOC116915639 gene encoding collagen alpha-1(I) chain, which translates into the protein MIAVAILPFLFACAFAAPQYGPQTAPQTFKTTSQVSFEQWANVNPYGNTNANASPSKPKAKIEEIQKQWAKFLERMPWLTGPAGPPGPPGPSATGSQSQQSPVVGPPGLPGAPGPAGPKGERGNPGNPGAPGGPGPLGPAGLNGAPGGPGPAGERGSNGAPGAPGTPGSPGAKGAAGANGAPGLNGAPGAPGKDGFNGLPGFGGPKGEPGAPGITLPSNTPGPVGAPGAPGKDGAPGFPGGPGPAGPVGPVGPVGPAGRPGTNGFPGGPGPKGEAGTPGFPGSPGKDGRPGAPSTQPGPVGPQGPVGPPGFNGKPGKDGLPGGPGAPGKDGLPGGPGIPGGPGQPGKPGKDGLNGAPGAPGVPGGPGPVGLEGKPGPAGLPGSPGGPGPAGPIGGSGPQGKPGAPGYPGGPGPAGPQGGPGPQGAPGPQGGLGTPGGPGPAGPPGSPGPAASTPAPAYPAPAQQPSYQAPAQSSFQSSQSNYGR